One window of the Rhipicephalus sanguineus isolate Rsan-2018 chromosome 2, BIME_Rsan_1.4, whole genome shotgun sequence genome contains the following:
- the LOC119381744 gene encoding uncharacterized protein LOC119381744: MSQEQTSAASTPTPTGSVPYYRVPPNFGGTSEEDVDVWLKNYKRVSRSNGWDSEAQLRRPMQENQSMRELRLLLLHGSHRSTQLIPMNTEAHGSGFSHRTPPNYGRRFRSPGYRQRTSLGYGAPEERHYYSMPSERSGYSEQPPVSRPHPMCYNCGVPGHIARFCNHRSPYQRQPSQPFDRPLYTPRPPRAPTGFRYPSPASDRSLTPPPAPRAPRSPSPRRKTSRCGQWG, from the exons ATGTCCCAAGAGCAGACCTCTGCTGCTTCGACGCCAACTCCGACGGGTTCCGTGCCCTACTACCGAGTGccaccaaacttcggcggaacctCAGAAGAAGATGTCGACGTGTGGCTCAAGAACTATAAGCGGGTGAGCAGGAGCAACGGCTGGGACTCGGAAGCACAGCTCAG GAGGCCTATGCAAGAGAACCAGAGCATGCGCGAACTCCGGCTACTCTTGCTCCATGGCAGCCATCGGTCAACGCAGCTGATCCCGATGAATACCGAGGCACACGGCAGTGGGTTCTCACATCGCACACCACCCAATTACGGACGGCGTTTCCGCTCGCCTGGTTACCGTCAACGAACGTCGCTTGGCTACGGTGCCCCTGAAGAGCGGCACTACTATTCCATGCCTTCTGAGAGGAGTGGTTACTCTGAGCAGCCGCCTGTATCTCGACCACATCCGatgtgctacaactgtggcgtcCCGGGTCACATCGCACGTTTTTGCAACCATCGCAGCCCATACCAGCGACAGCCTTCTCAGCCTTTCGACCGTCCACTCTACACGCCACGGCCACCACGCGCACCAACCGGATTCCGCTACCCCTCGCCGGCTTCTGATCGAAGTTTGACGCCGCCACCAGCTCCACGAGCTCCGCGATCACCGTCGCCACGGCGGAAAACTAGTCGGTGCGgccaatgggggtga